The following are from one region of the Oenanthe melanoleuca isolate GR-GAL-2019-014 chromosome 23, OMel1.0, whole genome shotgun sequence genome:
- the MARCKSL1 gene encoding MARCKS-related protein, translating into MGSQGSKAAGGDPDTAKANGQENGHVIYNGDTTPKAGVEVAPQNGNGSAEPPREESEGEAGGADSIEPAPAAADSGDPKSEGAAAAKDAPKKKKKFSFKKSFKLSGISFRKNKKEAGDSSGSSPSEEQGRSEETPPGGLQPSAPPEEGAAEEPSGAGAEPGDGGEAAGSQEEQQQEEEEKQQQGGESQGDTAKPEEASKAAEPTTSPEQKEE; encoded by the exons AtgggcagccagggctccaaGGCGGCGGGCGGAGACCCCGACACCGCCAAGGCCAACGGGCAG GAGAACGGCCATGTGATCTACAACGGGGACACGACGCCCAAAGCGGGGGTCGAGGTGGCCCCCCAGAACGGGAACGGCTCGGCGGAACCCCCCAGGGAGGAGAGCGAGGGCGAAGCGGGCGGTGCGGACAGCATCGAgcccgccccggccgccgccgaCAGCGGAGACCCCAAAAGCGAAGGGGCCGCGGCCGCTAAGGACGCCCcgaagaagaagaagaagttCTCGTTCAAGAAATCCTTCAAGCTGAGCGGGATCTCCTTTCGCAAGAACAAGAAAGAAGCCGGGGACTCCTCCGGCTCCTCGCCCAGcgaggagcagggcaggagcgAGGAGACCCCGCcgggggggctgcagccctcGGCTCCCCCCGAGGAGGGAGCGGCGGAGGAGCCGAGCGGCGCCGGGGCTGAGCCCGGGGATGGAGGAGAAGCCGCggggagccaggaggagcagcagcaggaggaggaggagaaacagcagcagggaggggagagccaGGGAGACACAGCCAAACCCGAGGAAGCCTCGAAAGCCGCGGAGCCCACAACGAGCCCGGAGCAGAAGGAAGAGTAG